In Ignavibacteria bacterium, the DNA window TCGTTCGAGCCAGTTCCTTTTATGTTTTTCTCATCGCTGTTAATCTGATTTATTACTCCGTATATTAATCCTTTATCTCTGGCTTTCTTATAAAAATATTTTTGCTGCCGTATAAACCATGATATTGAAGGTTGTATTCCTTCGTCGGGTATATGTGTATATTGATGGTAATTATCTGCTTTTAATACTTTTCCATGAATATGTAATGTATCACTTATATCCGACAATACATTCGGATATCTTAAAGTATAATAAAACGGAAACCACTGTGTTATCATTATATCGCTAAGAGCGCCGCAATCTATAGCTTTATTAATACAGATATCCCAATTCGCCTCATTAACTATGGTTGAGGAATTAACTGCTCTAAACGCAGGCCATCCCATAAATGCTTTAGGGTCAGTGATAAAAAGTAATGACATTTGATTATTGGAGTATCTTTTAATTAGCTTGTTAACTTCACCTATGCATTCTATATTTGGATACTGAACTTCGTCAACCCAGAAATAACCAAGTCCGTTGTTTGTTTCAACAAATGCTTCGACTTCTTCTTTGATTCGTTCTCTAAAATGCCACCTATTATTTGGAGGATAAGTTTGTCCTTGAACCCATGTATCAGTAAATAGATAATGCGCCCAGGAGTCGTCAACTCTAACGTAGTCAAGCCACACATCAATCTTTCCAAGCCATTTCACCTGATAGTCAACCTGACTTTGATATACTATTGTATCACCCTCTACCCTGCCGAAGGCTAATGAATCGGCAGACACGGATAGAAATTTAGCACTATCAGCACCAAGTTGATTAAATAATTCTATAAACTGTCCATCATAATACTGATTTTGCCCATCAGTTTTGAAAAAATTTCTTCCACAAATTGTGTAAGACTTAATATTATCACCGTTAAAATTATTAATAAGTATAGTAACTACGGTATCGTTAAAATGTGCTAAAGCAGAATCGGGAATTACTCTCATTCTTGGTTTCACAAACCATCGTATGCCGTGTTTTTTCTGTTTAACATCCGAATAAAGCCTTTCCCAGCCGGAACTGTTTATAGTATCATGTATCTGAGTTATATTATTTGTCTGACTGCAGTTTTCATATAAATCTTTCACTATAAATCCTGAAGCATCTCTTCCAACAACACATCTGCGGCTTGTAACAGTTTCATTCACCCAATATTCTGTTGTATCATGACCTGTAATATACTCTAATGAATCATAACCATAAGCAGGAAATATGTTTCTCCATTTTCCCGGTTTTTCTGCCTGATATGTGAATCTCTGTCCATAAGCAGGACGTAGTATTTTTTCTCTTTCAAATATCAATGAATTGTCATTTGCAATGTTACGCCAGTTTGTTATTACCTGATTCATCTGCGATTGATAATTTCCGATGAGTTCAAAGAAGCCACCATCTTTTTGCCCTTTGCCTTGGAAAGTTGGATCTATTGTATCAAGATGTGCACAATAACTCTGCATCAAATTGTAGGATAAATCCTGATACCATCGGTTATGGGAATCTGTTTCAAGAACATTTAAAAAGTAGTGGCTCATTGGTCCCAGATAAAACCCTTTTTTCATGTTCGGGTTGTTTTGTGAATTTAACTGTGACAAACTTGTGAATGCTATAATTACTACTGTAATTATTGCAAGTATAAATTTAAATTTCCTCATTTTAAAATTTATTTAAATTCTAAAAAATGTTTGATTTTAAAGTATCTCATAATTATCAGTATTTAATCACTTTACATAAACAAATTTTCTCGACTGCTCAAAGACATTATTGCTTTTTATGTCCAAAGCCCGCATTCTATAAATATACACACCTGACGACAAACCCATCTTTCCTATATCAATTCCCGCATAATAATTGCCTGCTGTGAAAAACTCGTTGTTATAAATCTTTAACACCTCCATTCCTATTATGTCATAGATAGTTAATGAAATAAATGAAGGTTTTGATATGGAAAAGTTTATTCTTGTTGATGAATTAAAAGGATTTGGATAATTCTGTTCAAGAATGAATAATTCGGGCTTGGTAGTTATTTGATTGTTTATTCCTGTTATGATAATTGGTCCTCCTCCGTCATTGGTTCTTATCCAACTGCTCCAACCCGTGTCTTTATTCACAAAATCTATTCCGATAAAAAATTTCGCAATACTTGTATCGGGTTGTTGGAATCCCCAGTTAACACCGCCATTTGTTGATACCCAGATAATACGTCTGACTTTTCCTCCGCCAAAATATCTATCTCCACCCTCACCATAAATTGTATCTTTATTTAATACATCAAATTTCTGGAACCATCTTGCTGAAATTAAATTCCCAGAGGGCATTTCATAATTATGCCAAGAATCACCTCCATCTGTAGTTTTTGTTAATTTCGTATTATTAGATATATAACCTGTAAATTGATCTGAGAAAAACATAGCTATTGCATCTGGTAATTCTCCAACGGATGTATTTTGTATCCAGTTAATGCCGCTATTTGTCGTTATCCAAAGTGTACCATAATTTTGCGACCACCCCACATATTCGCCATTCACTTTATTTTTCAGAAAAAAGACTTTTCCGAATCCTGTATTTGATGACTGCACCGTCCATGTTATACCCGCATTCGTTGTCCGCCAAAGAAAAGGCAACCCGCCCGCAGTTCCCCCTACCCAGCCGGTATCACGGTTTACAAATGATATTCCGTTTACAGTCCAGGAATTAGCTACAGGTAAACTGTCCCAGGTTGCACCGCGATTTATTGATTTTAGAAGAATCCCGTTAGATTCGACTGTAACTCCGGAGCCTATTGCATATACTATATTGCTATCAATCAAATCAAATTGCCATGCAACTTGTATATTTAATACTGAATCCCAATTATACCCGCCATTAGTCGTTCTCAACAAAACAGTTGGCTGCCACATAGCAATCAGCCCTGTATTCGCATCAAAAAACTTCAAGTCCTGCACTTGCCCGCTCACGGGCAGCGGCTGAGAAAACCACCCGGACTGGGAATAAGAAGAGACGGCAAATAAAAGTAATAGAATCTGAAAAGAAAGTA includes these proteins:
- a CDS encoding YCF48-related protein, producing MKVLYYLKSSKSTILSFQILLLLFAVSSYSQSGWFSQPLPVSGQVQDLKFFDANTGLIAMWQPTVLLRTTNGGYNWDSVLNIQVAWQFDLIDSNIVYAIGSGVTVESNGILLKSINRGATWDSLPVANSWTVNGISFVNRDTGWVGGTAGGLPFLWRTTNAGITWTVQSSNTGFGKVFFLKNKVNGEYVGWSQNYGTLWITTNSGINWIQNTSVGELPDAIAMFFSDQFTGYISNNTKLTKTTDGGDSWHNYEMPSGNLISARWFQKFDVLNKDTIYGEGGDRYFGGGKVRRIIWVSTNGGVNWGFQQPDTSIAKFFIGIDFVNKDTGWSSWIRTNDGGGPIIITGINNQITTKPELFILEQNYPNPFNSSTRINFSISKPSFISLTIYDIIGMEVLKIYNNEFFTAGNYYAGIDIGKMGLSSGVYIYRMRALDIKSNNVFEQSRKFVYVK